The window TGATTGATAGCGTAGCCAAGCTTGAATTGACCGGTGATGATGAAACAGGACGCAATATTGTCCTGCGCGCCTTGGAAGAACCAGTGCGCCAGATTGCCTATAACGCAGGCTATGAAGGTTCAGTTATCATTGATAAATTGAAGAATTCTGAGCTTGGAACAGGCTTTAATGCTGCGACAGGTGAATGGGTGAATATGATTGAGGCAGGAATTATTGACCCTGTTAAAGTTACTCGTTCTGCTCTTCAAAATGCGGCTTCCGTAGCCAGCTTGATTTTGACGACAGAAGCAGTCGTTGCCAACAAGCCAGAACCAGCCGCTCCAGCTATGCCACAAGGTATGGATGGAATGGGTATGGGCTACTAAGAAATAGCAAATTGACACAGCTACTTGGCTGTGTTTTTTCTTGAAAATTTCAAACATATCTATTTGACAATAGTTTTGAGATGTGGTACTATATTAGACGGTACTTTTTACTTTTGGTCTCTCAAGAGTGTACAGGGACGTGCTGACAAATGTTGCAAAAGTACACACAGATAGGGGTTGTCACCAATGCCCTATCACCAAAAATAAAAAATATATACAGGAGAATGTAGATGCCTACAATTAACCAGTTGGTACGTAAACCACGTAAGTCTAAAGTAGAAAAATCTAAATCACCAGCTTTGAACGTTGGTTACAACAGCCGTAAAAAAGTTCAAACTAACGTTTCATCACCACAAAAACGCGGTGTTGCAACTCGTGTCGGAACAATGACACCTAAAAAACCTAACTCAGCCCTTCGTAAATTCGCTCGTGTACGTTTGAGCAACCTTATCGAAGTTACTGCTTACATCCCAGGTATCGGCCACAACTTGCAAGAGCACAGCGTTGTTCTTCTTCGTGGTGGACGTGTAAAAGACCTTCCAGGGGTACGTTACCATATCGTTCGTGGTGCGCTTGATACTGCAGGTGTTAACGATCGTAAGCAAGGCCGTTCTAAATACGGTACTAAACGTCCAAAAGGCTAAGAAAGGGGAAATATAAATGAGTCGTAAAAATCAAGCGCCTAAGCGCGAAGTATTGCCAGATCCATTGTATAACTCAAAATTGGTAACTCGTTTGATCAACCGTGTTATGTTGGACGGTAAACGTGGTACTGCTGCATCAATCGTTTACGGTGCCTTTGATCAAATCAAAGAAGCAACTGGTAACGATGCACTTGAAGTATTTGAAACAGCAATGGAAAACATCATGCCTGTACTTGAAGTACGTGCACGTCGTGTCGGTGGTTCTAACTACCAAGTTCCAGTTGAAGTTCGTCCAGAGCGTCGTACAACACTTGGTCTTCGTTGGTTGGTAACAATCGCTCGTAACCGTGGTGAGCACACTATGATCGATCGCCTTGCGAAAGAAATCATGGATGCAGCAAACAACACAGGTGCAGCTGTTAAGAAACGTGAAGACACCCATAAAATGGCAGAAGCAAACCGCGCATTCGCACACTTCCGCTGGTAAGAATAAGATACGAGGGCGTCAAGCAACTCCTAGACAAAATAGGGAAGCGAAGCAGATTGCTGTGCAATCAATGAGGTTCATCTTTTTGTCAGTGAGTTGTAGCCCGAGTTCAATTAGGATGTGAGGACGTTAAGAAAATTCAAGGAAAAATAGGAAATCAGACGATGGACCTTAAGGTCCAAGGAAGATTTATCTTTTTTCCAGAATTTTTAGTCCGAACTCAACTAATTAGGATGTGAGGAAGTCAAGTTAGTTCTACATAAATCAATTATGATTATGGTACAAACTTCTCGTTCA is drawn from Streptococcus sp. 29892 and contains these coding sequences:
- the rpsL gene encoding 30S ribosomal protein S12 is translated as MPTINQLVRKPRKSKVEKSKSPALNVGYNSRKKVQTNVSSPQKRGVATRVGTMTPKKPNSALRKFARVRLSNLIEVTAYIPGIGHNLQEHSVVLLRGGRVKDLPGVRYHIVRGALDTAGVNDRKQGRSKYGTKRPKG
- the rpsG gene encoding 30S ribosomal protein S7, with amino-acid sequence MSRKNQAPKREVLPDPLYNSKLVTRLINRVMLDGKRGTAASIVYGAFDQIKEATGNDALEVFETAMENIMPVLEVRARRVGGSNYQVPVEVRPERRTTLGLRWLVTIARNRGEHTMIDRLAKEIMDAANNTGAAVKKREDTHKMAEANRAFAHFRW